GTCAGCATCCTGCAGTTTCTACCGACCTTGATATTGGGGCAGGGCCGCTACCCCACGGTTACGACGGAAGCGGTGGCCATTGCCACCGGTGGAAATCGCAGGATGGCGGCCATATATGCCCTTTTGCAGTTGCTGTCGTCGGTCTTTGCATACGGCATAGCCCTCGGGTGGCCGCGTTGGCTGGCGCATCGATTGAAATGCGGGGAATCATGTTAGAAGTCGAGCACCTTTGCATACACGGCCCCGATTTCGAATTATTCGAGGACCTGAGTTTTCGAGTCCCCCCCGGGGCCGTGTTGCCGTTGATGGGTCCCAGCGGTTGCGGCAAGTCAACCCTTCTGGCTTGCATCTCGGGCGTTTTGCCGACCGCATTCAACTACACCGGGACCATAAGCCTGAACGGCTCAAAGCTGGACAGCGTTCCTGTGGAGGAGCGCAGGATCGGCATTCTGTTCCAGGACGATCTTCTGTTCCCCCACATGACCGTGGCCGAAAACCTTATGTTCGGCATTCCGGCCCGCATTCGGAGACCGCAGCGAATAGGGCAGGCCCTGGCGGCCCTGAAAGCGGTTTCCATGGAGGCGTTCACCCATCGGCGGGTGACGACCCTTTCCGGCGGTCAGAAGGCGCGCGTCTCCCTGATGCGGACCTTGCTGTCGAAGCCAAAAGCCATGCTCCTGGATGAGCCTTTTTCCCGATTGGACCGGGAATTGAGGACCAGTTTTCGGGAACTGGTTTTTTCGAAGATTCGTGCGATGGGGGTTCCGACCATACTGGTAACCCATGATCACGAGGATCTGCCTCCCGGCGTGGAGCCGATCCTTTTACGTCCACCGGAGAAGAAACATGCTGGATAAGTGGGGCATCAAGGTTACGCGGTTGCCGCTTAAGGTTCTGGCCCGGCCTTTCGAAATGGCGGGGATCACGGCCAACCAGGTGTCCGTGGCCGGGTTTTTCATCGGTGTCCTGTCGGTTCCGCTGCTGGCCCTGCAGCAATACAAGGCGGCGCTTATCCTGATTATACTCAACCGTATTCTGGACGGCGTCGACGGCACCCTGGCCCGCAAGGCCGGGATCACCGATCGCGGCGGTTTTCTGGACATCACCCTCGATTTCATCTTCTACAGCGCGGTGCCCCTGGGCTTTGCCCTGGCCGATCCGGCCCACAATGCGCTGCCGGCCGCCGTCCTGATTTTCTCCTTCGTCGGAACCGCTTCCAGTTTTCTGGCTTTTGCCGTCATGGCGGCCAAGCGCGGCCTGGACAGCCCGAACGACGGCCGCAAGTCGCTCTACTATCTCAGCGGGATAACCGAGGGCACTGAAACGATTCTTTTTTTTACCGCCGTATGCATTCTGCCGGACCGCTTCGCGGTTCTGGCTTTTACGTTTGCCCTGCTGTGCGGGACAACCGCCGTCGGCCGCACGGTTGCCGGATACAAAACCCTGGATTGACGTCCCACGCGGGGAATGGCATATAAACGTGAGACGGTAGAAGTGAAACGTAAGACGAATACACGAACGGCGTGAGATGTGAGACGTGAAATGTGAAAGGTGAAATGTCGGGCGTGAAACGTGAAGCGTAAGACGGGTTTCGGTCACGTGCTGATCGAAATGTCACTGTTTCGATTTTGAGTGGCCTGGTTTTACCCTCAGCTCCTGGCCCCCATAGGGCTTGTCAAATCTGTTTGATATATAAGATTTTAAATTTATTAGTAAATATTGATTTTTATTGACAGGGTAGCACGAATATCGTATCCTCCAACCATCTGATTCAGGGCGACGGCTACCCCTCGAACCGGATCTCATTTCGAGGCCTCACGTACCTCATCTGTTCCTGCGGGTTGTACCTAGAAAATGCCTTGACCTCGAACCAACATCTCATTGTCGAGAGACCCTCTATTAAAATGTGCAGCACATGTTTTGTATTTAAATTCATGGAGGCAACGGTGATGGAAAAACAAAGCGGAATGTTCCGAGGCGCCAATTTTAAAACCCTGTTGCTTTTGCTCGGCATGGTCAGTCTGGTGATCGCGGGCTGCGGCGGTGGAGGCGGCGGCGGCGGGGTCGACACGGACGAGGTCTTCGACGGCGGCTCGGGCACCGGTGCGGATGGCGTCGCAATTTTCTGGAAATATTTCGGGGGAATCGGGAACGGCAACGCCGTGGAACAGACCACTGACGGCGGGTTTGTTTTTGCAGGCGAGAAGGGTAGTGATTATAGCTTCGAAACGAAAAATGCCTGCCTGCTGAAATCGGACTCCCTGGGCAACCTCGTCTGGAGCCGGTCGTTTGGCGGTGACCAGGGTCAGACCGCCCGGGATGTCAAACAGTGTTCAGACGGCGGGTTCATCGTCGTAGGGTACACGGATGCCGGTGCCTCGAGGGATGTGTATGTGATCCGAACGGATCCGGCCGGGAACCCGATCTGGTCCAGAACCTACGACCGCCAGGGGGAAGACGCTGAAGGGCATGCCGTCTGCGTGGTGTCCGACAACGAATATGCCATCGCCGGCAGCAGGGGATATGATGTGTGGTTTTTCAAAATCGACGATGACGGAGATTATATTCCCGGTACGGACCGTTTTTACGCTTCGGCCGAACCAAGCTGGTGCAGGGCCTATGACATGGAGATGACCGGCGAAGAAGGATTCGTGATGACGGGCCGTGGCGGGCCCAACATGATTGGCGTTATCCTTACGGAAAAAGACGGCGATGTCGTTTGGAACCATACGTACGGTACGGGCATCGGCTACGCGGTGAAACAGGCGCAACCGCCGGACGACGGGTTTATCGTCGCCGGGTCCACAACGCCTTTCGACAGCGACGGCTCGGATGTTCTCGTTATCAAAATAGATGACAACGGGGACGAGCGTTGGCGAAGGACCTTCGGCGGTTCGGGCATGGATGTGGGCCGCAGCATCGTCACGACACCGGACGGCGGTTATCTCATTGCGGGCGTTACCGAATCCTTCAGCCAGAGCGACCGGACCTATCTCAGGGACGATGTCTATCTGATCAAACTCACGAGCGACGGGGAGGTGCAATGGCAGAAGGTCAAGGGGCAGTCCCCGGACAACAGCGAACTGGCGAATGCCGTCCGGGGGACGGCCGACGGCGGTTACGTGGTCACCGGCAGCTCCCAGTCCCAGATCATGCTGGCCAAGTTCGACAGGAACGGGGATACCGTCAAGCTGGGTGAGCTGGATTTCAGCTTCACGGTGCCGGAAACCATCGGCACCATCCAGCTGACCAATGCCAGGGAGGTCGCCGAAACGGTCGTCTCCACCGTCA
The Deltaproteobacteria bacterium genome window above contains:
- a CDS encoding ATP-binding cassette domain-containing protein, which produces MLEVEHLCIHGPDFELFEDLSFRVPPGAVLPLMGPSGCGKSTLLACISGVLPTAFNYTGTISLNGSKLDSVPVEERRIGILFQDDLLFPHMTVAENLMFGIPARIRRPQRIGQALAALKAVSMEAFTHRRVTTLSGGQKARVSLMRTLLSKPKAMLLDEPFSRLDRELRTSFRELVFSKIRAMGVPTILVTHDHEDLPPGVEPILLRPPEKKHAG
- a CDS encoding CDP-alcohol phosphatidyltransferase family protein, translating into MLDKWGIKVTRLPLKVLARPFEMAGITANQVSVAGFFIGVLSVPLLALQQYKAALILIILNRILDGVDGTLARKAGITDRGGFLDITLDFIFYSAVPLGFALADPAHNALPAAVLIFSFVGTASSFLAFAVMAAKRGLDSPNDGRKSLYYLSGITEGTETILFFTAVCILPDRFAVLAFTFALLCGTTAVGRTVAGYKTLD